One genomic segment of Chroogloeocystis siderophila 5.2 s.c.1 includes these proteins:
- the nadC gene encoding carboxylating nicotinate-nucleotide diphosphorylase, translated as MKNLAVLPPLLILDPMLRAWLIEDIGRGDRTTQGLLSAENPWVSAQWIAKAPGVIAGLPVAARVFQLLSEQTRFITTVDEGQSCQPGQVVAQIEGSLEALLTGERVALNLAMRLSGIATSTRKYVEKLAELPTQLVDTRKTTPGLRLLEKYATQVGGAKNHRMGLDDAVMIKDNHIAAAGGIGNAITHVRDQMPYPLTIEVETETIEQVQEALQHQADIIMLDNMPVEVMCQAVKLIRQYNKRIKIEASGNITLDTIYQVAATGVDYVSTSAPVTHSSWLDLSMKIKG; from the coding sequence ATGAAAAATTTGGCTGTCTTACCGCCTCTTTTAATTTTAGATCCCATGCTTCGTGCTTGGTTAATCGAGGATATTGGGCGAGGCGATCGCACAACGCAAGGTTTATTGTCAGCAGAAAATCCGTGGGTAAGCGCACAGTGGATAGCAAAAGCCCCAGGAGTGATTGCCGGATTACCAGTTGCAGCCAGAGTATTTCAGCTTTTGTCTGAGCAAACTCGTTTTATAACTACTGTTGATGAAGGGCAATCGTGTCAGCCAGGACAAGTAGTCGCACAAATAGAAGGTTCACTAGAAGCACTGCTGACAGGAGAACGAGTCGCGTTAAATTTAGCTATGCGCTTGAGTGGGATTGCAACTTCGACACGAAAGTATGTAGAGAAACTTGCTGAACTTCCTACACAGTTGGTTGATACGCGCAAAACAACGCCAGGATTAAGGTTGCTTGAGAAGTATGCAACGCAAGTAGGCGGTGCGAAAAACCACCGCATGGGTTTAGATGATGCAGTCATGATTAAAGATAACCATATTGCTGCTGCTGGAGGAATTGGAAATGCGATCACCCACGTTCGCGACCAAATGCCTTATCCTTTGACGATAGAAGTGGAAACAGAAACAATTGAACAAGTGCAAGAAGCTTTACAGCATCAAGCGGACATTATCATGCTTGACAATATGCCTGTAGAAGTGATGTGTCAAGCAGTTAAACTGATTCGTCAGTATAATAAACGAATAAAAATAGAAGCCTCAGGTAACATTACGTTGGACACAATTTATCAAGTCGCTGCTACTGGAGTTGATTATGTTTCGACAAGTGCTCCAGTGACGCACTCTTCGTGGCTTGATTTAAGTATGAAAATTAAAGGCTAG